Within the Prosthecobacter debontii genome, the region TCGAGGTGCTGCGCATCCGCGGCGGCGATCTCAACAAGCGGGGGGCGTTCCTGCGTTTGCAAGATCACGGTCAACCGGTGGCTTATCGTAGCCTGCGCCTGCGCACGATCCCAGCTGGTGAAAAGCTGGTGCCCTCTCCCGAGTTCAAACCGCAGCCAATGACCCCGGAGGCGCTGGAGATCGAAGCCAAGCGCATCGAGCAACTGCTGCATCCGAAGCCCGCGAAGAAAAAGAAAGCATCCTGACAATTTTTTTACATCCCTCTTACCGCAATCTGACTCACCTTTTTGGGCCTGTGGCATAATCCTTTCAGATTGAGGTCAGCGTCTGACGGATGCGACTTCAGCAACCCTTTCTCAAGTAGTGTGAGATCATCTACATGGCTGTTGGTGATTCTTCAAAGATAACGGGGCGGACCGGGTGGTCCGCCCCGATTTCTTTTGGTCCTTGGGGATGAGGCGTTTTTCACGATGCCCTGCGTTTTGCCTTACGGGCGCTTAAAGTTCATGGCACTTGTCATGCAAAACGCCCTTTGGTATAACCATGGTTAATCCTTTCTTATTCTGCTCTCCCTTAGGAGTGGGCCAAGAGAGGAAGGTTAACTCAACCACCACGCGCTATGCTGACACCGACAGACATCGCCGAATACGGGGAACGCCATGTGGAGAAATGGCTGATAGAACATGGCTATCGCTGCTACCACCACAAGCAGTTGCATGGCTCCAAGGATCTCGAAGCAAGAAGCGACGAGAATAACCTACTCATCCACGTCAGTGCCAGCCTGGAGCCGCGCCATGCGCCAGACCTGACCCAGACGGATCACGACAGTGTCTGTGCGCGGGCCATGATGCTGGGCTTTGACCCCTGGATGGCTCAGGTGCAGGTGGATCGCCACGGAGATCTCTTTGGCGAGATCGAGTGGAAGAAGCTGAAGTGAGCTTCGGCTTCTTTCACGGTCCCATCCGCTCCACCACCACCCGGTAAAAGCCAAGGCGGCCGAGGTTTTCAGCCGCAGGCGGCAGGGGCAGTGTCCAGAGATAACCGGGGAGATCAGCCTCAGGCTCCAGCACCTCCAGGTCATGCCACGGCGGTGTCAGTGTAAGGCTGGTCTGGAGCCGGTAGCGGCGGCCCGTCAGGAGAGCGGGCAGTCGCAGGCTGAGGCTGCCTTCCTCGGGGGCCTGCTGGAGGGAAAGGCGAAAGGCGGAACTGCGATCTGTGGGCGCGGTGCCGGTCAGGTGCTCATAGGCGTTGGTGAAGCCATCGCCATCCGCGTCTGCCTGCGCTAGCCCGGCGGGGTCATGGGGGCCGAACCAGAGAAACTGCCAAGCATCATCCAGCCCATCGCCAGCATAGGGGCCGAAGTTATCTTTGAGCGTGTCTTTCACCGTGATCTGGCGCGTGGCCTGGGCGGGGCCTTGGTTCACCTGCAGCGTCAACGTTTCCGCTTGGGGTAAAAAACTGGTGGTGAGTGCCCCCCCGGTGCTGAGTTGGGCATAGGCGCTGGTGGTGAGCAGGGTGAAGGACGCCCCCTCCAGGCCTAACGATTGATAGGTTCCATCATCCAGAGCGATGGCCGGGTAATACTGAGCGGACTCCCCCTCCACCACGGTCAGGGGGCCGGCCAGGGCAAAGCCCAGCGGCACCGAGAGCTGGCCGGAGAGATCCGGTGTGGCTTCGTAAGCCGGGCTGGTCTGCTCGGCAGGTGGGGGTAAGCCGGCCCCTGAGGTGCTCTCAAACGTGGGGCTGGTGCCTTCGGAAACACCGGCGGAAATTGACTCTGACTCCACGCGATAGCTGCCGGAGGACCGTGACTGTCCCCAGCCGAGTGGCGTGACCCCGAGGAGAATCACCGCCAGCAGGAAGGCGAGCCAACGCCAGGAGGGAGATGAAGGGCGAGGCGTCATGGGCATCACATCACAGGTCTAAGTCGGCACCGGAGGCAGTCGGGGAGGGCGGGGGCGCTTGTGAGGCGGCTTTTTCCAGCGCCTCCACGCGCTGCCTGAGACGCTCATTTTCCGCCGCCAGGGTCTCCATTTTTTTCACCAGAGCCTGGATGGACGCCAGGGCAACCCCATCCGCATCCACGGTGCCGATGCTACGCTCGCTGTCTCCCAGTCCGAAGGCTTCGTGGAAATCCTGTGCCATCGGCCCCACATGCCGCACCTCCGCCGGTTCCGCCTTGTAGTTCCACTCATACACTGGCAGATCGCGCACCCGCTGGAGCATCTCTTCCTCATCCACCGGCTTCACATTCGTTTTCAGATTCCGATCCGAGGCGTTCGTCCAGACGCCGCCGGTGGTGAGGTGAGCCCCGCTGGCGGCCTCGAGGGGGTGCATCGGGGCATCCACACCTTGCAGGCCGATGCTGCCATCTTTCAACACGGTGAGGGCGTTGCTCGGAGTTGTGACATCCGCCCCGTTACCGATGACGAAGAGGCGATCCCCCGCCTGGCGGTCGATCGTGGATAGGGGGGCGTAGGCTGTGGGGTAGGTGCCGATGACGAACTCAAAGGCCGAGTAAGCGAGCGTGCCTGGACCCACGGCGGTGGAGGCCAGTCCTTCCGCAGTCCCCTCCGCCCAGGCGGTGGATTGAGGGCCCTTGGCTAGGCCGCTGGCCCAGGCGGTGGAAAAAGTGCCTTCCGTGATCCCGTAGCCCCAGGCGGTATCGTGATCCATCCGGGCCTCTCCCCCACCCCAGGCCGTGCTGTCGTTACCCGTGGCTTGAGACAGATCCCCCCAGGCGGTGGCCCGACGACCAAAAGCGGTGCCGCGACCCCAGGCGGTGGAGGATTCCCCCTCCGCATTGCCTTCCGCCCAGGCGGTGGCGAAGATGCCATTAGCCTTGCCAGTGGCCCAGGCCGTGGAATCGGGGCCATCGGCCTGCGACATATTTCCCCAGGCGGTGGCCCGCTCCCCCATGGCGATGGCGGAGCCTCCCCAGGAGGTGCTGTTGGTGCCCATGGCGAGCGCCCCTGCCCAGGCGGTGGCCATAAAACCGCCCGCCTCGCCACCTCCCCAGGCCGTGCTATCCAGACCATCGGCCTGGGACATCATGCCCCAGGCGGTGGCGTTGGTGCCGGAAGCCTGACCCTCCGCCCAAGCCGTGGCACGTTGGCCAAACGTGAACCCCCCCGCCCAAGCTGTAGAATAGGTTCCCATCGCCGTGGAGTGCTTTCCCCAAGCCGTCGCTCCGATGTCTCCAGCATCCCCCTCGGCCCAGGCGGTGCTATCGTAGCCACTCGCGTCAGACATGGTCCCCCAAGCCGTGGCATTGGTTCCTGAAGCTTGAGCGAGGGCCCACGCGGTGGATCGTTCTCCGAAGGCGATGCCGCCTCCCCAAGCGGTGGAATTTTCGAATTCCGCTCGCGAGAATTCACCCCAGGCCGTGGCGCGCTCCCCGATCGCATGACCACCAGCCCAGGCTGTGCTATCCATTCCAGACGCTTGGGACATCTGTCCCCAGGAGGTGGCGCGCTCTCCTCCCGCAGAAGCCAAGGCCCAGGCGGTGGAGCGGATACCGTAAGAAAGGGCTCCTGCCCAAGCCGTGGCACCGACACCATCCGCCGAGGACCATTCTCCCCAGGCAGTGGCCCGCTGCACCGAGGCTCGTCCACCACCCCAGGCCGTGCTGTCTTGTCCTGAAGCGGTGGAGGTGTCTCCCCAGGCGGTCGCACGTTCACCGTTGGCGGCTCCGAAGGCCCAGGCGGTGGAGCGGATACCGTAAGAAACGGCTCCTGCCCAAGCCGTGGCACCGACGCCATCGGCCGAGGACCACTCTCCCCAGGCCGTGGCCCGCTGCACCGAGGCTCGTCCACCACCCCAGGCCGTGCTGTCCTGTCCTGAAGCGGTGGAGGTATCCCCCCAGGCGGTCGCACGCTCACCGTTGGCGGCTCCGAAGGCCCAGGCGGTGGAGCGGATGCCGTAGGAAACGGCGCCTGCCCAGGCCGTGGCACCGACGCCATCCGCCGAGGACCACTCTCCCCAGGCTGTGGCTCTCTGCACGGAAGCCCGGCCACCACCCCAGGCCGTGCTGTCTTGTCCTGAAGCGGTGGAGGTGTCTCCCCAGGCGGTCGCACGTTCACCGTTGGCGGCTCCGAAGGCCCAGGCGGTTGAGCGGATGCCGTAGGAAACGGCCCCTGCCCACGCCGTGGCACCGACGCCATCCGCCGAGGACCATTCGCCCCAGGCCGTGCCGCCGGGTTGAGAGGCGGTGCCCCCATTCCAGACGATGGCTCCCTGGGAGGTCTCGATGACGATCTTATCCGTCTGAATGCCAGACAGCTTCTCCGCCTCGATGGCAAACGGCACCGCAACGAGCGCAAGATCCGGCTGCAGCCACTCGAAACCGCTGACCCCATCGCTGAACCAGATGCGCAGAAACAAGTGTTTCCCCACCGGAGCCGTCAGCGCCTCGGGAAGTGCGGCCATGTGGGGCAGAGCGGTGTTACCGATTCCCAAGTGGTAAAAGCCATTTTCCACCGGCACCTCCACGGCGAGGGCATTGTCCGGTTCGCTCATCGTGGCGGCGGCCCCGAGAGCATTGCTCCATACCGGCACGGCATCACCGCCGTTGGCCGTGGTCGCATGGTAAAGTAGGAACTTAAATTTCCCGGTGCCTGTAAAGGAAACCCCTCCGGCAGAGATCTTTCCCTGATGGGTGAATTGCCGGGGAAAATCTGCCCGTGCCACGCTGCCGCAACTGATCAGCATGAGGAGAAAAAACCGCAGGAACAGGGCGCGCATGAGCAGGGAGATGGTTGAGCTGAACTCTAGGCATTCACTAGATAAGGGAACTGACTTAGCAAGCAAGTTTACGGCCATATTCTTAACCGGCAGTTTTCCTTCTGAATCCGCTAAAATCCTGACTTTGGCTTGAGTTGATGCGCCTTTCTCTGTCCCTCGGCTCCCTAGACAGAGCTTCAAGAATGAGAATCGATCCGCCCCAAGGGTGTTTCCGTGGCTTGATTTTACTGGCGTTGTGGGGTGTTTTCCGGCTGAATAGCAACGTCTTATCCCCCCAGGCGTTCTAGCCCAGGCATTCTCGGCGCCTTCTCTTTGTTTTCATCATGAGAGCTTTTCCCACTTCCCTCGTCCTGTCCCTGGCGCTGCCTTTTGGTTTCACCACCTCTCTCACCTCCACCTTCGCGGCAGACTGGCCCAGCTTCCGGGGAGCGGACCGCCAGGACATCTCTCGCGAGTCTGGCCTGCTCAAAGAGTGGCCCGAGAATGGGCCGAAGCAGGTGTGGCTGAATCAGGATGTGGGCTTGGGCTACTCCGGCTATGCCATCGTGGGCGATAGCCTCTACACCCTGGGCGCACGGGATGCCGTGGAGTATGTCATCGCCGTGGATGTGGCCACGGGGAAGGAAAAGTGGTCGGCTGAGGCCGGGGCGCTGCTGACGAATAACTGGGGCAACGGCCCCCGCAGCACCCCCACGGTGGATGGAGACCATGTCTATGCCATGGGCGGCAAAGGCACGCTCGTTTGCCTAACCAAAAGCGATGGTAAAGAAGTCTGGCGCGTCACCATGGAGAGCCTGGGCGGGCAGCTCCCTGGCTGGGGGTTCTGCGAAAGCCCGCTGGTGGAGGGCAACCTTGTCATCGTCACCCCCGGTGGACCGCAGGGCACGCTGGCGGCCTTTGATAAGCTGACCGGCACACCCGCCTGGCGCTCCGCAACCTGGACGGACCCCGCCCAGTATTCCTCCATCGTGCCAGTGGATCACCATGGCACCCGCCAGCTCATCCAGCTCACCATGCAGAGTGTGGCCGGCGTGAATGCGGCCAATGGGGAACTGCTGTGGAAAAACGAGTTCCCGGGTAAAACCGCCGTCATCCCCACCCCGATTTTCAGCGAGGGCCAAGTCTTCGTCACCGCCGGGTATGGAGTCGGCTGCAAGTCCTTCAAGATCGGCGCGGATAACAGCATCGAGGAACTGTATCAGACCCTGGAGATGGGCAACCATCACGGCGGTGTCGTGCTGGTGAATGGTCACCTCTACGGCTTCGCTGAAAAGAATGGTTGGACCTGCATGGACTTCAAAACCGGCGAGGTGAAGTGGGTGGAAAAACGAACTCTGGGTAAAGGTGCCATCCATGCTGCCGATGGCATGCTCTATCTGTTGGAGGAGAAAACTGGCACCGTGGTGCTCATCACCGCCACCCCCGAAGGCTGGCAGGAGCATGGCCGCTTCACCCTCCAGCCTCAGACCACGCAGCGGAATCCTAAAGGCATGATCTGGACCCACCCCGTGGTCAGCGGCGGCCGCCTCTACCTGCGGGATCAGGAGCTGCTCTTCAGCTTCGATGTGAGCGGGAAGTGAGTCTGTGGAGGAAACGGCAACGTCGGCAGCTTCGATGCGCTGATCATCCGCCAACTCATCGCTTGGCACGGGCACGCTCTTTCGGTTAGGCTTCGTCCTGAGACCATGCGTCATTTCCTGAAATCGATCATCTCCAGGGAGGATCCCGCGCCGCAGAGTCGATCCAGCCTCGGGGTGACTTTCCTCGTGCTAGCCGTCCTCTGGGCTCTGTGGCTGATCGTCCAGCCACCCCGACCATCCCCCGCCTCATCCCTAGAGTCCGCCCAGGCCACCCTCCCGTCTCCGCCCTCAGCGGGGGCAAAGCCCGCCGCCGAGTCTGCACCTCAGCCCCCGCCTCGTCTCCCCAAGCCCGTCACCCGCAAAGCCGTCTGGCGGTTGGCTCCAGGGGAAAGCGGGCTGCTGAGCTATGTCTCGGAAAAGACCCGCACCAACGGAATCATGCTGGTCACTCTCAACACCGATGAGGAAGGGAAAGTGATTCTGGAACGCCAGGAATTTGACGTGCAGGACTCGGCTCTGCAGGCCCATGACCTCAAACCGCACCTGCCCGAGATCTTTGAATTTGAGCGATCTGACACGCTGAATGCCGCCCAAGCCCAGACGCTGTTAAAGTCCTTGAACGGTCATGAGGGGGTCACCCAACAAGGCGGTGGCCGCTCCTGGGGCCCTTTCGGCCAACCCCGCCGCGGCACCCACACCCTGCGGTATGCTAACGGTGAAATGATCCGCCGAGAAGCCCTGATGGTCTTGCTGCATGAAGCCGATCCGGCAGGGCTTTACCAAGTGGAGGTCGAACTCACCACCGAACACGGCCCCGGAAGCCTTGAACCGAACGCCTCTGCCGCTGATGAATAGCGGTCCTGTGAGGATAGCTCAGAGAGGCGCCTTTTTGGGGGCACTCGTTGCAGCTACGCTCCACTGCCTACTCACCAGCCAGAGTCTCTAAGGCCTCCAGCTGCTTCCAGTATACCCTCTCAAAGATACAGCCACGTCAAGGGCGCTTCCCCCCATTCATCCCCACTCCTGCACAAGGGATCACCTGACACTTGCGACTCTCACAAAGCCGCCTAAGCTGCGCGCCCCTTATGGCCCAGCAGTTCAAGATTCTCATCGCCGGTAACAACGACCCCATCTCGAGTAAAGGTATCGATCTCCTCAAGGCGGAGCCGTCCTTCTCCGTCGAGGTGAACATGAACCTGAAGGCGGAAGACGCCATGGTGGAGGCCTCCCGCGATGCCCACGCCATCATCGTCCGCAGCGGTGCCAAGGTGACCGCCAAGGTGCTGGATGCCGCCCCCCTCCTGAAAGTGGTCGGTCGTGCCGGTGTCGGCGTGGATAACATCGACGTCCCCGTGGCCAGCAAGCGCGGCGTCGTTGTCATGAACACCCCTGGCGGTAATACGATCTCCACAGCTGAGCAGGCCTTCACCCTCATGATGGCGCTTTCCCGCAAGACCCCTCAGGCCCACGCCACGATTGTGGACGGCAAGTGGGACCGCAAGAGCTTCCAGGGCACGGAAGTCTATGGCAAGACCCTCGTGGTGCTCGGCATGGGCCGCATCGGAGCCGAATTTGCCAAGCGCGCCAAGGCCTTTGGCATGCGTGTGGTGGCCTATGACCCTTACCTTTCCAAAAACCGTGCCGAGAGCCTCGGCGTGGAGCTTTGCGAAGACCTCGACTCCGCCATCGTGCAGGCCGACTACATCACGATGCACATGCCTCTGACCCCAGAGACGAAGCACATGATCAATGCCAAGCGCCTGGCTTCCCTGAAGAAAAGCTGCCGCATCATCAACTGCGCTCGCGGCGGTCTGATCGATGACGCCGCCCTGGCGGAAGCTCTGACCCATGGCACCATCGCTGGTGCAGCCCTGGACGTCTTCGAAACCGAGCCGCCTCCGGCTGACTACCCGCTGCTGAAGGCCCCGAACACCGTCTTCACCCCCCACCTCGGTGCCTCCACCGAAGAAGCCCAGGAAAACGTTGGCATCGAGATCGCGGAAGTGATCAAGGCCCACCTGCTTCAGGGCACCGTGGTCAATGCGGTGAACATGCCGAACGTCGATCCGAAGACCCTGGCCGACCTGGGACCCTTCCTGAAATTCGGCGAGCTCCTCGGTCGTCTGATTTCCCAATACGCCCCGGCACGCTCCAACGGCGTGACCATCAGCTACAGCGGCAAGGTGGGCACCGGAGACACCACCCTCATTTCCCGAGCTGTGCTCAAGGGTTTCCTGGAGCGTGCGGTCGGCCCTGAGCAGGTGAACTACATCAACGCCACCGGTGTGGCCGAAGGCCTGGGCCTACGCTTCAGCGAAAGCCGCGTGCCAGACGCCAGCGAGTTCACCGACCTCATCGAAGTCCACGCCACCAACGGCACGGAGACCGCCAGCATTGCCGGCACCTTCTTCGCCGGTGAGCCACGCATCGTGAAGGTCAATGGCCGCCACATCGAGACTCGTCCAGAAGGCACCCTGCTGCTGATCGAAAACATCGACCAGCCCGGCATGATCGCCGCCTACAGCACCATCCTGGGCAAGCACAAGATCAACATCGCGGACATGTCCCTGAGTCGTAACAAAGAAGGCGGCACCGCCCTCACCCTGCTCACGCTGGACAGCACCCCGAGCACCGCCGTGATCGCTGAGCTGGAGGCCATCAACGGCATCAGCCGTGTGCACAGCGTGGTGGTCTAAGACCTCGTGATCTGACCTCCTTCCAGGCCGGGTAGGTTCTCTTCGCAGAACCGCCCGGCCTTTTTTGTCCCTCGATGGATCTTTAATTCATCACGTGCGCAGGGGCTCGGCGGCATTCCCACTCGCGCAGGCGGGCTCGCCAAACCTCAAGTTGGGTGGGGTCGGCCATGGGAGATCCTACCTTCGCCAGCTTCTCCCAAAACGCGATGATGCTGGTGAAGATCAGCCGCTCCTTCTCCGGCGGGCGACCAGCTGCGGGGTGGGTAAGCCAGTCTTTGAAGGCGATTTGGTATTCTTCCCAGGCTTCCTCGAAGTTTCGGCGGGCGGCCAGCAGGTCGCCCAGACGGCGATGCATCTCCAGCTCACGCCAGGGCTCGGTCTGCACGGGCCCAGCCTCGGCCAGTCCTTGGCGGATGGCGTCTTCGGATTCTGGAATGCGCCTCTGCACCCGCAGCGTCTCGCTGACCATGATCCAGGCATCGGCCAGGAGGGATTCATGCCCGGCACTTTGAGCGATGTTCAGCGCACGCCGTGCGGCTTCCTCCCCGCCGGGGCAGCCGGGGACTTTGCAGGCCAGGACCGCATGATTGAGCAGGGCATTGAGCAGTCGGGGATCGCGTGCGCCGACTTCCGTCTCCAGGTGCTTCAATCTGGCCAATGAGGCAGCGAGTGCTGATTCATGATCTGCGGGTTGGCTGGTGGTCGTGGCGAGACTGGCCAGCACGTAGGCCCTGAGGCTGGAATGGGCGGCATCGTCAGGGATCAGAGCCAGGGATTGCCGCAGAGCCGTGGCCGACTCGGTGGGCCGACCGCCGAGGCGGAGCATCTCAGCCTGATCACGCAACCACAGGGCCGCCTCGTCCGGGCGGACAAAGTTCTTTTGACGGACCACGGATGCCATGAGCGTAATGGCTTCTTCATGATGCCCGGTCCGCGAGAGCGCGCGGGCTAACTCTCGGCGGACACTCAGGCTGCGGACGGGGCGCGCCTCCAGACCTCCCGGCAGTTTTTCAAAACCTGCCAAGACCTGCTTCAGCATGGGCACGGCCCGCTCGGCCTGATTCTGGGCCGTGGCTCGCCACGCGATGTTGTAGAGGGAGAGCAGGGCAGCTTCGGAATTCTCGCCCTCCAACTGGGCCGTCAGCTCCCATTGCCGCTGAAACCAGGGTAAGCTCCGCCCTGGCTCCTGCAGGGCGGTGTAGAGCAGGGCGAGCTGCTCCACCAGCCGCTGTTCCGTCCGCGGTTGATTGCGAAAACGGGACAGGCTGGCCGCACACTCATCCGCCAGCCTGCGCAGAGCCTGGGTGTTCATTCCGGCCTCCACGTGCTTGCGGGCACTGGCGAGGAGTTCGCCGAGCTGGGCGCTGACTTGCTCCGCCAGCTCCGCTTGGTTTTGCTCAGCCAGGCGCAGGCGCTGCGTCTCCAGCCGCTGCTGCTCCATCCGCTCCAGTGCCCACCAGGTCGTCGCCACTCCGGCACTCAGGGCACCCAGCACTGCGGCGGCACTCAGGGCGGTGCTGCGGTGTCGGGTCAGCCATTTTTTCACCTGGTAGCCAGTGCCCGGTGGACCGGCCAGCACGGGCTCATCGCGGAGGTAGCGGTGGATCTCCTCCGCCAGCGTCAGGGCAGGGGCGTAGCGCTGCTCTCGGTCTTTTTGCAGCGCTTTCAGCACGATCCAGTCGAGCTCGCCCCGCAGCTCTTTGGCCCGGAAAAGGTGAGTCGAGTCGAGGCGTGCGACCCGGCGGCTGGGCAGCTCGATCTCGGTCTGCCGCACCTGCTGGAGCAGATCAGGCAGCGGGGCGTTTTTTTCATCCGCCACTTGGATCGGCGTGGTGCCGGTGAGCAGTTCATAAAGCAGCACGCCCAGGGCATAGACATCGGTGCGGGTATCCACATCCTGTCCGGTCAAACCGGCCTGTTCGGGACTCATGTAGCGCGGGGTGCCGAGGACGACCCCGTTCAAGGTCATGTCCAGCGTCGGGGGCAAATCCCCCGCTAGGGCCTTGGCGATGCCGAAGTCGATGATCTTCACCACGGGCTTTCCATCCAAGAGGGTCACCATGACATTGGAGGGTTTCAGATCGCGATGCAGGATGCCCTTTTGATGCGCATGCTGCACCGCGAAGCAGGCCTGGGCGAAGATCTCCAGGCGAGCTCGCAGCGGAGTCTCCTGCTGGCGGCACCAGGTGGTGATGGCATCCCCCGCCACCATCTCCATGACGAAGTAGGTGCGGCCATCCGGCAGTTCCCCGGCATCGAAGACGCCGGCGATGTTCGGGTGCTCCAGCCGCGCCAGCACCTGATATTCACGAATGAAGCGGCCTGAGAGCACGCCGGTGCCCAAGCCCGGGCGGATGATCTTCACCGCCACCTCCCGCCGCACCGGTTGGGTCTGCTCCGCCAGCCAGACATTCCCGGCACCGCCGCCACCCAGCAGGGATTTCAGCAAATATCGCCCGGCGATGATCATGCCCGCGGTCTCCTGGGCACTTACTTCCTCCGGCAGCTCATCTGCCAGGGCGATGTCAAAGAATCCCGCGAGAGACTCGACGTCGGTAAGCTTGTTGGGCCGCAGGTCTGACATGCGCTAAAGATGCGTGAATCCTGGACGCTGTCTTGCAAAGATGCGCTCCTTCACCTCTATCTTTACCCCCGATCTCACCTGCATGAATGCCTTTTTCACCTGCTTGGCCCGTCTCGCAGGCATCGGCTGTCTCAGCCTCGCACTGGTCGGATGCGGGCCGCAGGAGGTTCCGAATCTTCAGGGCAAGACCATGGGCACGACCTGGAGCCTGCAGGCGGTGGGGGCCGATGAAGCCCTTCGAGTGTTGATTCAAACCCATCTGGACCAGCGAGAAGCGGTGTTTTCTCACTGGAAAGCGGACTCGCCTCTTTCGCAGTTCAATGCGAGCACGAGCACGAACTGGGTGCCTGTGCCGCTCGAACTGGTACGGATCATCGAGGTGGCTCACGAGGTGGCACGAGAAACCGAAGGTGCGTTGGATGTGACCCTCGGCCCCCAGGTGGAGGCGTGGGGATTTGGCGGGAAGCCGGAGCAAGCTGATAAACCCGGTCTGGAGCACGTGGGCTGGCGTCACCTCGCTTGGCGAGAGGCTCCTCCTGCCCTGAAAAAAGATGCACCGGAGGTGCGCCTGAATGTGGCGGCTGTGGCTGAGGGATTCCTCCTGGATGAACTCGTGGCCCGACTGCGGGCGGAGGGCCTCCAAAACTTTCTGCTCGAACTCGGGGGTGAGGTCTTTGCCAGTGGTCACGCGCCGGATGGAGGCCCCTGGCGGGTGGGTTTGCAATCGCCCGACGGCATCCCTGGAAACACCCTGGAAAGGCTGCCTCTCACCGATGCCTGCATCTCCACCAGCGGCAGCTACCGCCACCGTTATGAGAAGGAGGGGCACACCTACAGTCACATCATCGACCCACGCACGGGGCGGCCCATCACGCATCGGCTGGTGTCCGTCACGGTCATCCATCCTCGGGCGGTCCTGGCGGATGGCTACGCCACGGCCCTGATGGTGCTGGGACCGGAAAAAGGGCGCGAAGTGGCGCAGCGGCTCAGTCTACGGGTGATCTGGCTGGAGGAGGAGTAGCTAATACCCACCTGATGAAATCATGAGTTAAATTCGTGGGCAAGATCGAGTTCTCTCCTCACCTCAGCTCTTTCGCTAAGCGAAAAGTGAGGTGAGGGGGCGTGAGAGTCCTGTTTCTATACTCTCATTTCATGAGGGCCTCAGACCTCAGCGCGGCCTGAAGGGCCGCTGGATTCAGCCCAGGCCGCAAGGCCTGGGAAACCCCGAGCTCCGTCGATTTACCCACGTCGCGCTCTGAAGGAGCGCGGGAACGGGCGGCACGTTTCCACCTCCCATTCCCTCTCCCGCGACCCTTCAGGCCGCGACTTTTGAGAGGTGGGTCTCTTCCCACCCACCCAGGGCTTGCTTCGCTTCGGCCTGGGCTGAATCCGGCGGTCCTTTGGACCGCAAGGCCCTCTGATACCCGCCTGACGAAAAAAGTCCCCACTCTCCTCCTGGGGAGTGCCTGAGAAGCCAAAGAGTTTATGAGAGGGGCTGGTGAAGTCTGAGCAAGGGATGTCTTCCATCGAGGGGGTGTCCTCCGAACTCGATAAATCCGACTTCGCATTCCGGGAGGCAGTGCTAAACGTATGCTCATCTTCACATGCCACTGATTGACCGACTCGAATCCCGATTGGGCCGCTTTGCCATTCCTGGGCTCATCCAGGCAATCGCCATTCTCCAGCTTTTCACCCTGCTCATTTTCATGTTCCTCTCGCCGGATGCCCGGCAGCCGTATGAGGACTTCCTGATGCTGCAGCCGGAGCTTGTGCTTCAGGGCCAAGTGTGGCGGCTCATCACCTACATCTTCATCCCCAGCAGCAGCCTCATTTTTGCCATCATCGGGGCCATGTTC harbors:
- a CDS encoding tail fiber domain-containing protein codes for the protein MRALFLRFFLLMLISCGSVARADFPRQFTHQGKISAGGVSFTGTGKFKFLLYHATTANGGDAVPVWSNALGAAATMSEPDNALAVEVPVENGFYHLGIGNTALPHMAALPEALTAPVGKHLFLRIWFSDGVSGFEWLQPDLALVAVPFAIEAEKLSGIQTDKIVIETSQGAIVWNGGTASQPGGTAWGEWSSADGVGATAWAGAVSYGIRSTAWAFGAANGERATAWGDTSTASGQDSTAWGGGRASVQRATAWGEWSSADGVGATAWAGAVSYGIRSTAWAFGAANGERATAWGDTSTASGQDSTAWGGGRASVQRATAWGEWSSADGVGATAWAGAVSYGIRSTAWAFGAANGERATAWGDTSTASGQDSTAWGGGRASVQRATAWGEWSSADGVGATAWAGALSYGIRSTAWALASAGGERATSWGQMSQASGMDSTAWAGGHAIGERATAWGEFSRAEFENSTAWGGGIAFGERSTAWALAQASGTNATAWGTMSDASGYDSTAWAEGDAGDIGATAWGKHSTAMGTYSTAWAGGFTFGQRATAWAEGQASGTNATAWGMMSQADGLDSTAWGGGEAGGFMATAWAGALAMGTNSTSWGGSAIAMGERATAWGNMSQADGPDSTAWATGKANGIFATAWAEGNAEGESSTAWGRGTAFGRRATAWGDLSQATGNDSTAWGGGEARMDHDTAWGYGITEGTFSTAWASGLAKGPQSTAWAEGTAEGLASTAVGPGTLAYSAFEFVIGTYPTAYAPLSTIDRQAGDRLFVIGNGADVTTPSNALTVLKDGSIGLQGVDAPMHPLEAASGAHLTTGGVWTNASDRNLKTNVKPVDEEEMLQRVRDLPVYEWNYKAEPAEVRHVGPMAQDFHEAFGLGDSERSIGTVDADGVALASIQALVKKMETLAAENERLRQRVEALEKAASQAPPPSPTASGADLDL
- a CDS encoding PQQ-binding-like beta-propeller repeat protein encodes the protein MRAFPTSLVLSLALPFGFTTSLTSTFAADWPSFRGADRQDISRESGLLKEWPENGPKQVWLNQDVGLGYSGYAIVGDSLYTLGARDAVEYVIAVDVATGKEKWSAEAGALLTNNWGNGPRSTPTVDGDHVYAMGGKGTLVCLTKSDGKEVWRVTMESLGGQLPGWGFCESPLVEGNLVIVTPGGPQGTLAAFDKLTGTPAWRSATWTDPAQYSSIVPVDHHGTRQLIQLTMQSVAGVNAANGELLWKNEFPGKTAVIPTPIFSEGQVFVTAGYGVGCKSFKIGADNSIEELYQTLEMGNHHGGVVLVNGHLYGFAEKNGWTCMDFKTGEVKWVEKRTLGKGAIHAADGMLYLLEEKTGTVVLITATPEGWQEHGRFTLQPQTTQRNPKGMIWTHPVVSGGRLYLRDQELLFSFDVSGK
- the serA gene encoding phosphoglycerate dehydrogenase, which gives rise to MAQQFKILIAGNNDPISSKGIDLLKAEPSFSVEVNMNLKAEDAMVEASRDAHAIIVRSGAKVTAKVLDAAPLLKVVGRAGVGVDNIDVPVASKRGVVVMNTPGGNTISTAEQAFTLMMALSRKTPQAHATIVDGKWDRKSFQGTEVYGKTLVVLGMGRIGAEFAKRAKAFGMRVVAYDPYLSKNRAESLGVELCEDLDSAIVQADYITMHMPLTPETKHMINAKRLASLKKSCRIINCARGGLIDDAALAEALTHGTIAGAALDVFETEPPPADYPLLKAPNTVFTPHLGASTEEAQENVGIEIAEVIKAHLLQGTVVNAVNMPNVDPKTLADLGPFLKFGELLGRLISQYAPARSNGVTISYSGKVGTGDTTLISRAVLKGFLERAVGPEQVNYINATGVAEGLGLRFSESRVPDASEFTDLIEVHATNGTETASIAGTFFAGEPRIVKVNGRHIETRPEGTLLLIENIDQPGMIAAYSTILGKHKINIADMSLSRNKEGGTALTLLTLDSTPSTAVIAELEAINGISRVHSVVV